A single Candoia aspera isolate rCanAsp1 chromosome 5, rCanAsp1.hap2, whole genome shotgun sequence DNA region contains:
- the AP1S2 gene encoding AP-1 complex subunit sigma-2 isoform X1 has protein sequence MQFMLLFSRQGKLRLQKWYVPLSDKEKKKITRELVQTVLARKPKMCSFLEWRDLKIVYKRYASLYFCCAIEDQDNELITLEIIHRYVELLDKYFGSVCELDIIFNFEKAYFILDEFLLGGEVQETSKKNVLKAIEQADLLQEVYNFSETPRSVLEEIGLT, from the exons ATGCAGTTTATGTTGCTTTTTAGTCGCCAGGGAAAACTGAGACTTCAGAAGTGGTATGTCCCGTTATCtgacaaagaaaagaagaaaatcacaaGAGAACTTGTTCAAACAGTCTTAGCCCGTAAACCGAAAATGTGCAGCTTTTTGGAATGGAGAGATCTGAAGATTGTCTACAAAAG ATATGCAAGCCTCTATTTCTGCTGTGCCATTGAAGATCAGGATAATGAGTTAATAACCTTGGAAATAATTCATCGTTATGTAGAATTACTTgataaatattttggaagt gTCTGTGAACTTGATATCATCTTTAATTTTGAGAaggcttattttattttggatgaaTTCCTCTTGGGAGGGGAAGTTCAAGAGACCTCaaagaaaaatgttcttaaaGCCATTGAACAGGCAGATCTATTACAAGAGGTatacaattttt
- the AP1S2 gene encoding AP-1 complex subunit sigma-2 isoform X4, with translation MQFMLLFSRQGKLRLQKWYVPLSDKEKKKITRELVQTVLARKPKMCSFLEWRDLKIVYKRYASLYFCCAIEDQDNELITLEIIHRYVELLDKYFGSVCELDIIFNFEKAYFILDEFLLGGEVQETSKKNVLKAIEQADLLQEPRHEYFNVPVY, from the exons ATGCAGTTTATGTTGCTTTTTAGTCGCCAGGGAAAACTGAGACTTCAGAAGTGGTATGTCCCGTTATCtgacaaagaaaagaagaaaatcacaaGAGAACTTGTTCAAACAGTCTTAGCCCGTAAACCGAAAATGTGCAGCTTTTTGGAATGGAGAGATCTGAAGATTGTCTACAAAAG ATATGCAAGCCTCTATTTCTGCTGTGCCATTGAAGATCAGGATAATGAGTTAATAACCTTGGAAATAATTCATCGTTATGTAGAATTACTTgataaatattttggaagt gTCTGTGAACTTGATATCATCTTTAATTTTGAGAaggcttattttattttggatgaaTTCCTCTTGGGAGGGGAAGTTCAAGAGACCTCaaagaaaaatgttcttaaaGCCATTGAACAGGCAGATCTATTACAAGAG
- the AP1S2 gene encoding AP-1 complex subunit sigma-2 isoform X3, giving the protein MQFMLLFSRQGKLRLQKWYVPLSDKEKKKITRELVQTVLARKPKMCSFLEWRDLKIVYKRYASLYFCCAIEDQDNELITLEIIHRYVELLDKYFGSVCELDIIFNFEKAYFILDEFLLGGEVQETSKKNVLKAIEQADLLQESQNEDWGGLSEDIL; this is encoded by the exons ATGCAGTTTATGTTGCTTTTTAGTCGCCAGGGAAAACTGAGACTTCAGAAGTGGTATGTCCCGTTATCtgacaaagaaaagaagaaaatcacaaGAGAACTTGTTCAAACAGTCTTAGCCCGTAAACCGAAAATGTGCAGCTTTTTGGAATGGAGAGATCTGAAGATTGTCTACAAAAG ATATGCAAGCCTCTATTTCTGCTGTGCCATTGAAGATCAGGATAATGAGTTAATAACCTTGGAAATAATTCATCGTTATGTAGAATTACTTgataaatattttggaagt gTCTGTGAACTTGATATCATCTTTAATTTTGAGAaggcttattttattttggatgaaTTCCTCTTGGGAGGGGAAGTTCAAGAGACCTCaaagaaaaatgttcttaaaGCCATTGAACAGGCAGATCTATTACAAGAG
- the AP1S2 gene encoding AP-1 complex subunit sigma-2 isoform X2 encodes MQFMLLFSRQGKLRLQKWYVPLSDKEKKKITRELVQTVLARKPKMCSFLEWRDLKIVYKRYASLYFCCAIEDQDNELITLEIIHRYVELLDKYFGSVCELDIIFNFEKAYFILDEFLLGGEVQETSKKNVLKAIEQADLLQEEAETPRSVLEEIGLT; translated from the exons ATGCAGTTTATGTTGCTTTTTAGTCGCCAGGGAAAACTGAGACTTCAGAAGTGGTATGTCCCGTTATCtgacaaagaaaagaagaaaatcacaaGAGAACTTGTTCAAACAGTCTTAGCCCGTAAACCGAAAATGTGCAGCTTTTTGGAATGGAGAGATCTGAAGATTGTCTACAAAAG ATATGCAAGCCTCTATTTCTGCTGTGCCATTGAAGATCAGGATAATGAGTTAATAACCTTGGAAATAATTCATCGTTATGTAGAATTACTTgataaatattttggaagt gTCTGTGAACTTGATATCATCTTTAATTTTGAGAaggcttattttattttggatgaaTTCCTCTTGGGAGGGGAAGTTCAAGAGACCTCaaagaaaaatgttcttaaaGCCATTGAACAGGCAGATCTATTACAAGAG